The Triticum aestivum cultivar Chinese Spring chromosome 3A, IWGSC CS RefSeq v2.1, whole genome shotgun sequence genome includes a region encoding these proteins:
- the LOC123063457 gene encoding probable calcium-binding protein CML35 produces MKLSMQSLARKLSIPSPKRGKKQQQQDGSGKRGISRSEAPSFASASSSSTSSSSEDALPRASTPRSVLPVEISRRELEAVLRRLGHEEPSDDELDAVAAIAAAGEAGPEDELMEAFNVFDADGDGRITAEELRGVLLAILGGEADGCSLDDCRRMIGGVDADGDGFVGFQDFARMMMVSTAAATTSAGPRFL; encoded by the coding sequence ATGAAGCTCTCCATGCAGTCGCTGGCCCGGAAGCTCTCCATCCCGTCGCCCAAGCGgggcaagaagcagcagcagcaggacgGCAGCGGCAAGCGCGGCATCTCCCGGAGCGAGGCGCCGTCGTTCGCGTCCGCCTCGTCCTCGTCCACCTCGTCGTCCTCCGAGGACGCGCTGCCGCGGGCGTCCACGCCGCGGTCGGTGCTCCCCGTGGAGATCTCGCGGCGGGAGCTGGAGGCCGTGCTCCGGCGGCTGGGCCACGAGGAGCCGTCGGACGACGAGCTGGACGCCGTGGCGGCCATCGCGGCCGCCGGGGAGGCCGGCCCCGAGGACGAGCTGATGGAGGCGTTCAACGTGTTCGACGCCGACGGCGACGGCCGCATCACTGCCGAGGAGCTCCGCGGCGTGCTGCTCGCCATCCTCGGCGGCGAGGCCGACGGGTGCAGCCTCGACGACTGCCGCCGCATGATCGGCGGCGTCGACGCCGACGGCGACGGCTTCGTCGGCTTCCAGGACTTCGCGCGCATGATGATGGTGTCCACGGCGGCGGCCACCACCTCGGCCGGCCCGAGGTTCCTGTGA